The Streptomyces sp. NBC_00224 genome contains the following window.
ACCAAGCACACGCTCTCCGTCCTGGTGGAGAACACCCCCGGCATCCTCGCCCGGATCGCCGCGCTCTTCTCCCGTCGCGGCTTCAACATCGACTCGCTCGCCGTCGGTGTCACCGAACACCCCGACATCTCCCGCATCACCATTGTGGTCAATGTCGAGGACCTGCCCCTGGAGCAGGTGACGAAACAGCTCAACAAGCTGGTCAACGTCCTGAAGATCGTCGAACTTGAGCCCAGCGCTGCGATCCAGCGCGAGCTCGTTCTGGTGAAGGTGCGTGCCGACAACGAAACGCGCTCCCAGATCGTCGAGATCGTCCAGTTGTTCCGCGCCAAGACCGTCGACGTCTCGCCCGAAGCCGTGACCATCGAGGCCACCGGCGGCGCCGACAAGCTGGAGGCGATGCTCAAGATGCTGGAGCAGTTCGGCATCAAGGAGCTCGTCCAGTCCGGGACGATCGCCATAGGGCGTGGCTCGCGGTCCATCACCGACCGCAGCCTGCGGGCCCTGGACCGCACGGCCTGAACCCGCCCCCTCGCGGTGTTCGTATCGCGAGACTCAAAACTTCCCGACGCATCCCCACCGTACGGTGGGACGCAACACCAGCACACCAAGGAGATATCCCAGTGGCCGAGCTGTTCTACGACGACGACGCCGACCTGTCCATCATCCAGGGCCGCAAGGTCGCGGTGATCGGTTACGGCAGCCAGGGCCACGCCCACGCGCTGTCGCTCCGTGACTCGGGTGTCGACGTCCGCGTCGGTCTGCACGAGGGCTCCAAGTCCAAGGCCAAGGCCGAGGAGCAGGGCCTGCGCGTGGTCACGCCCGCCGAGGCCGCCGCCGAGGCCGACGTCATCATGATCCTGGTCCCGGACCCGATCCAGGCCCAGGTCTACGAGGAGTCCATCAAGGACAACCTGAAGGACGGCGACGCGCTGTTCTTCGGCCACGGCCTCAACGTCCGCTTCGGCTTCATCAAGGCCCCCGAGGGCGTCGACGTCTGCATGGTCGCCCCCAAGGGCCCGGGCCACCTGGTCCGCCGCCAGTACGAGGAGGGCCGCGGCGTTCCGTGTATCGCGGCCGTCGAGCAGGACGCGACCGGCAACGGCTTCGCGCTCGCGCTCTCGTACGCCAAGGCCATCGGCGGCACCCGGGCCGGCGTCATCAAGACGACCTTCACCGAGGAGACCGAGACCGACCTCTTCGGCGAGCAGGCCGTGCTCTGCGGCGGCACGTCCGCGCTGGTCAAGGCGGGCTTCGAGACCCTCGTCGAGGCGGGCTACCAGCCGGAGATCGCCTACTTCGAGTGCCTCCACGAGCTGAAGCTCATCGTCGACCTGATGTACGAGGGCGGCCTGGAGAAGATGCGCTGGTCGGTCTCCGAGACCGCCGAGTGGGGCGACTACGTCACCGGCCCCCGCATCATCACCGCCGACACCAAGGCCGAGATGAAGAAGGTCCTCACGGAGATCCAGGACGGCACCTTCGCCAAGAACTGGATGGACGAGTACCACGGCGGTCTGAAGAAGTACAACGAGTACAAGACCCAGGACGAGAACCACCTCCTGGAGACCACCGGCAAGGAGCTGCGCAAGCTCATGAGCTGGGTGGACAACGAGGAGGCGTAAGCCTTCGGGCCGACGGGGCCGGACATCGCGTCCGGCCCCGTCGCTGCCATGGACAACCAGTCCAACCCCATCGGGTGATCCTTCCTCCACGGCGGAGAACCCCGACTTGAGCACCACTACACTGCTGCTCAATACATCGCGTCAGGCCCACAGCGTCGTGCGTCTTCCACGCGGCTAAGCGACACCGCCTGCGGCCGTCGGGACGGCCGTCCGCATTGGACTTGTGAGGACTCACGTGAGCTCGAAACCTGTCGTACTCATCGCTGAAGAGCTGTCGCCCGCCACCGTCGACGCACTCGGTCCGGACTTCGAGATCCGGCACTGCAACGGGGCGGACCGCGCCGAACTGCTGCCCGCCATCGCCGACGTGGACGCGATCCTGATCCGCTCCGCGACGAAGGTCGACGCCGAGGCCGTCGCGGCCGCGAAGAAGCTGAGGGTGGTCGCCCGCGCGGGCGTCGGCCTCGACAACGTGGACGTCTCCGCCGCCACCAAGGCCGGCGTGATGGTCGTCAACGCCCCGACCTCCAACATCGTCACCGCCGCCGAGCTCGCCTGCGGTCTGCTCGTGGCCACCGCGCGCAACATCCCGCAGGCCAACACCGCGCTGAAGAACGGCGAGTGGAAGCGGAACAAGTACACCGGCGTCGAGCTGAGCGAGAAGACCCTCGGCGTCGTCGGCCTCGGCCGCATCGGCGTTCTGGTCGCCCAGCGCATGTCGGCCTTCGGCATGAAGATCGTCGCGTACGACCCCTATGTGCAGCCCGCGCGCGCCGCGCAGATGGGCGTCAAGCTCCTCACCCTCGACGAGCTGCTCCAGGTCGCGGACTTCATCACCGTGCACCTGCCCAAGACCCCGGAGACCCTCGGCCTCATCGGCGACGAGGCGCTCCACAAGGTCCAGCCGCACGTCCGGATCGTGAACGCGGCGCGCGGCGGCATCGTCGACGAGGCCGCGCTGTACTCGGCGCTCAAGGAGGGCCGCGTCGCGGGCGCGGGCCTCGACGTGTACGCGAAGGAGCCCTGCACGGACTCCCCGCTCTTCGAGCTCGACCAGGTCGTCTGCACCCCGCACCTGGGCGCCTCCACCGACGAGGCCCAGGAGAAGGCGGGCATCGCGGTCGCCCGCTCGGTGCGCCTGGCCCTCGCCGGCGAGCTGGTGCCGGACGCGGTCAACGTCCAGGGCGGCGTCATCGCCGAGGACGTCAAGCCGGGTCTGCCGCTCGCGGAGCGCCTGGGCCGGATCTTCACCGCGCTCGCGGGCGAGGTGGCGGTCCGCCTCGACGTCGAGGTGTACGGCGAGATCACCCAGCACGATGTGAAGGTGCTCGAACTCAGCGCGCTCAAGGGCGTGTTCGAGGACGTGGTGGACGAGACCGTCAGTTACGTGAACGCCCCCCTGTTCGCGCAGGAGCGCGGCGTCGAGGTCCGGCTCACCACCAGCAGCGAGTCCCCGGACCATCGCAACGTGGTCACCGTGCGCGGCACGCTCTCGGGCGGCGAGGAGGTGGCGGTCTCCGGCACGCTGGCGGGCCCCAAGCACCTCCAGAAGATCGTGGCGATCGGTGAGTTCGACGTGGACCTGGCGCTCGCCGACCACATGGTCGTCCTGCGCTACGAGGACCGCCCGGGCGTCGTCGGCACGGTCGGCCGGATCCTCGGCGAGGCCGGGCTGAACATCGCGGGCATGCAGGTCGCTCGCGCGGAGGAGGGCGGCGAGGCGCTCGCGGTCCTGACCGTGGACGACACCGTGCCGCAGCCGGTGCTCACCGAGCTCGCGGAGGCGATCGGCGCGGCCTCGGCCCGCTCGGTCAACCTGGTGGACTAGCCCGACGAGGTCCGTCCCGCTTACTTCAAGCCGCGTACCCGGCCCATAGACGCTTGTCTTAGACATCCGTCTGTGGGCCGGGTACGCTGCTGTGCATGGGACACCGTGAGGATCTGCTCGAAGGCGCCAAGCGCTGCCTGCTGGAGAAGGGCTTCGCGCGCACGACCGCGCGGGACATCGTCAAGGAGTCGGGGACGAATCTGGCGTCCATCGGCTACCACTACGGATCCAAGGACGCGCTGCTCGCGCAGGCCTACATCGCCCTGGTGGAGGGGGTCTCGGTCGCCTTCGAGGGCCCCGCGCAGGCGACGGCCACCGAGCCCGGCTCCCTGGAGCGCTTCCAGGAGGTCTGGTCGAACATCATCGCCACCATGGAGCAGCCCGGCTCGATGTGGCACCTCAGCATGGAGATCATCGTCATGGGCGACCAGCTGCCAGGGGTGCGCGACCATCTGGCGCAGGCTCAGCGCGAGGGCGCGCGCGGCATCATCCCCATGTTCATGGGGGGCGAGGAGGCCGAGGTCGGCGACGACGACGTCGACACGCTCGGCAAGCTCTATATGACGATGATGATGGGGCTCATCGCCCAGTGGACCTTCGACCCGGGGACGGCGTCGAGCGCGGCCGAGCTGACCGAGGGGCTGCGGCGGCTCATCGCGTCGGCCGGACCCCAGAAGCCGCCACAGGCCTGACCGGCCCGGGGGCGGCCGTCACAGGCGTGACGCCTTCAGCGCCATGTGCAGCAGCAGCCGGTCCTCGCCCTCGTCGAGGTCCAGGCCGGTGAGCTGCTCGACCCGGGAGAGCCGGTAGTAGAGGGTCTGGCGGTGGATGCCGAGCGCCGCCGCCGTACGGCCCGCCTGGCCCGCGCAGTCGAGGAACACCTCGGCGGTGCGGGCCAGTTCGGTGTGGGCCGGGGTGAGCAGGGCGCGGACCGCCACGTCGTGGGGCGCGGTGTCGGGGAGCGCGGTCAGCAGCCGGTACGGGCCGATCGCCGCCCACTGGGCGACCGGGCCGAGCCCCGGTTCGGCCCGGGCCGCCCGGGCCGCCGAGGCCGCCTCGTGCCAGGAGGCGGGCAGCTCGCCGAGGCCCCGGCGGGGCAGCGCGATCCCGGCGGCGGCGCCCGGCCCCGCCGTGGCGCGCAGCCGCTCGGCGGCGGTCAGCGCGGGCGCGAGCGCGTCCGGCGAGCGGAGCCGGACGAGCGCGCCGAGCACCTGGACGGGCGGGGCGTCCGATGGCCCGTCGGTCCCCTCCTCGCCGTGCGCCCCCCACGGCACCGCGCACAGCGCCGCCGTCCCGGGGACGGTCCGTACGGACGGTGTCTCCTGGGGCCAGGGGCTGACGCAGACCACCGCGTGCAGGCCGTCCGCGTCCGGGCCGAGCGCCGCGCGCAGGGCCGCCGTCGCCATGTCGCGCTGCCAGCCCCGCCCGGCGGTCAGGGCCGCCCGGAACTCGCGGGAGAGGTCGGTGCCCGCCTGTGCCTCGTCCGCCAGCAGGCCGCCGATGCGGGCGGCCACCTCCATCGCGGCGGTGAGGCGGTCCTCGGGCGGGCCCGGGTCGGCGTCCAGGAGCCATACGTAACCGAGCACCACGCCACGGTGGCGGACCGGCAGGCAGATGCGGCCCCGGTTGACGCCCGCCTCGGGGGCGGCCGGGATACGGACCGGGCCGGTCGCGCGGGTGATGCCGAACCCCTCGAACCAGGCGCGGACCGCCGGGGTGGAGCGGCGGGTGAGGATCGAGCGGGTGCGCACCGGGTCCATGGCCGAGTCGTCCTCGGAGTCGTGCGCGCCGAAGGCGATCAGCCCGAAGTCCCGGTCCTCCAGGGTCGCGGGGGCGCCGAGCAGCGCCGAGATCTCATCGACCAGGTCCTGGTAGTCGCCCTTCACGCAAGCCATTCTCGCGCATATCGGCGCCGCCTTCAGACATATGTCTGAGATGCGGGGCACGGATGCGTGACAGGTGTCGATGGCAGAGGATCGGAAGGATCCTTAGGTTTCACGGTGGTTCTCCGTGCCGTTCCCGGATCGTCGGGTTTCGGCCTTCTGCTACCCCTTTCCATGGAGGTGCCCCGTGCTGGGTCCCGTGATCCTCGCCGCGTCGCGCAGCGACAAGATGCGCCGTTTCATCTCGGCCGCACCCGGCACCAAGCAGGTCGTCGACCGGTTCATCGCCGGGGAGACGGTCGAGCAGGTCGTGCCGATCGTCAAGGACGCCGCGGGCAGGGGCCTGGAGGTCACCCTGGACGTGGTGGGCGAGGACATCACCACCGTGGAGCAGTCGTACGCCGCGCGCGACGCCTACCTCCAGCTCATCGAGCGCCTCAAGGACCTGGACCTCGGCACCCGCGCCGAGATGTCCGTCAAGCTCTCCATGTTCGGCCAGGCGCTGGAAGGCGGCCACGAGCTCGCTCTCGCCAACGTCCGCCCGGTCGTCGAGGCCGCCGCGGCCATCGGCACCACGGTCACCCTGGACGCCGAGGACCACACCACCCTCGACTCGATGTTCGCCATCCACGAGGAGCTGCGGAAGGACTTCCCGCAGACCGGCTGCGTCATCCAGGCGTACCTCTTCCGCACCGAGGACGACGCCCGCCGCCTGGCCGCCGCCGGCAGCCGGGTCCGGATCGTGAAGGGCGCCTACAAGGAGCCCGCCTCGGTCGCGTACCAGGACAAGGGCGAGATCGACAAGGCGTACGTCCGCATCCTCAAGATCCTGATGGACGGCGAGGGCTACCCGATGATCGGGTCGCACGACCCGCGCCTGATAGCCATCACCCAGGAGCTCGCGCGGCGCGCCGGGCGCAAACTGGACGAGTACGAGTTCCAGATGCTGTACGGCATCCGCAGCGACGAGCACGTCCGGCTCGCGGCCGAGGGCCACCGGATGCGCGTCTACACGGCGTACGGCACGGACTGGTACGGCTACTTCATGCGCCGCCTGGCGGAGAAGCCCGCCAACCTGCTCTTCTTCGCCCGCTCCATCCTCACCAAGGGCTGAGCCCACCACCCCTCATCAAGGAGTTCAGAGACTCATGGACGCTGTAACCCAGGTCCCCACTCCCGTCAACGAGCCGGTGCACGGCTACGCCCCCGGTTCCCCGGAGCGCGCGCGCCTGGAGGCCAAGCTCAAGGAGCTGGCCGAGAACCCGATCGAGCTGCCGATGACCATCGGCGGCGAGAAGCGGATGGGCGGCGGCGAGCGCTTCGACGTCGTGCAGCCGCACAACCACAAGGCCGTCATCGGCACGTTCGCCAACGCGACGACGCAGGACGCGCAGGACGCGGTCGACGCCGCGCTCGCCGCCGCCCCGGCGTGGCGCGCGATGTCGTTCGACGACCGCGCCGCGATCATCCTGCGCGCGGCGGAGCTGCTGGCCGGCCCGTGGCGCGAGACGCTGGCCGCGTCCACGATGCTCGGCCAGTCGAAGACCGCCCAGCAGGCCGAGATCGACACCCCGTGCGAGCTCGTCGACTTCTGGCGCTTCAACGTCCACTATGCCCGCAACCTGCTCGCCGAGCAGCCCCCGGCGAACTCCCCGGGCGTGTGGAACCGTATGGACCACCGTCCGCTGGAAGGTTTCGTCTACGCGATCACGCCGTTCAACTTCACGGCCATCGCGGGCAACCTGCCGACCGCCCCGGCCCTGATGGGCAACGTGGTCGTGTGGAAGCCGTCCCCGACCCAGACCCACGCCGCCGTGCTGCTGATGCAGCTCCTGGAGGAGGCCGGTCTGCCCAAGGGCGTCATCAACCTGGTGACCGGTGACGGCCTGGCCGTCTCCGAGGTCGCGCTGAACCACCGCGACCTGGCGGGCATCCACTTCACGGGTTCGACCAAGACCTTCCAGCACCTGTGGAAGACGGTCGGCACCAACATCGAGAAGTACCGCACCTACCCGCGTCTGGTCGGCGAGACCGGCGGCAAGGACTTCGTCGTCGCGCACCCCAGCGCCGACCGCGCGGTCCTGAAGACCGCCCTGACCCGTGGCTCCTTCGAGTTCCAGGGCCAGAAGTGCTCGGCCTCCTCGCGTGCGTACGTCCCGGCGTCGATCTGGAACGACGGCTTCAAGGAGGAGTTCGCGGCCGAGGTCGACGGCATCACCATGGGTGACGTCACCGACCTGTCGAACTTCATCGGCGCCGTCATCGACGAGCGCTCCTTCGCCAAGAACAAGGCCGCGATCGACCGCGCGAAGGCCGACGCCTCCTGCACGATCGTCGCCGGCGGCACCTACGACGACTCGGTCGGCTACTTCGTCCGCCCGACCGTCATCGAGTGCAGCGACCCCGAGAACGAGGTCTTCACGACCGAGTACTTCGGTCCGATCCTGGCGATCCACGTCTACGAGGACGCCGAGTACGACGCGATGTTGGAGCAGATGGAGTCGGTCTCCGACTACGCCCTCACCGGCGCCGTCATCTCGGGCGACCGCGCGGCGGCCGCGTACACGATGGACAAGCTCCGCTACGCGGCGGGCAACTTCTACATCAACGACAAGTCGACCGGCGCCGTCGTCGGCCAGCAGCCCTTCGGTGGCGGCCGCGCCTCGGGCACCAACGACAAGGCGGGCGCCCCCCAGAACCTGATGCGCTGGACGCTGACCCGCGCCATCAAGGAGACCCTGGTCCCGCCGACCGACTACACGTACCCCCACATGGGCTGACGCGCAGTCACCTTTGAACCCCGCCCCCGTCCTTGGTCCCCCAACCGAGGACGGGGGCGGTTTCCATTTCCCGGCTCCCGGGCCCCTCACAGCTTCCGTACGAGGAAGTCGTCGATCAGTGAGGCGATCTGGGCCGCGTGGGTCTCCAGGGCGAAGTGGCCGGTGGGCAGGAGGTGGATCTCCGCCTCGGGCAGGTCGCGGAGGAAGGCGAGCGCCCCGGCCGGGACGAAGATCTCGTCGTGGGCGCCCCAGGTCGCCAGGAGTGGCACCCCGCTGGTGCGGAAGTACTCCTGGAAGGCCGGGTAGAGGTCGAAGTTGGAGCCGTAGTCGGCCATCAGGTCGAGCTGGATGGCGTCCTGGCCCTCGCGCGCCATGAGCGCCGCGTCGTAGTGGTACGCGTCCGGGCTGACCAGCGAGGGGTCCGGAAGGCCGTGCAGATACTGCCACTTGATGCCCTCCAGGGAGCGGATCTCCCGCACGGGCGCCTCGGTCTCGGGTGTGCGCCCGGCGATCAGGGCGAGCGGCGCGTCCCAGGCCTCGCCCAGGCCCTCGGTGTACGCGTTGCCGTTCTGCGTGACGATCGCCGTGATGCGCTCGGGGTGTGCGAGGGCGAGCCGCAGCCCGATGGGGGCGCCGTAGTCCTGGATGTAGAGCGCGAACCGGGTGAGGCCGAGCTGTTCGGTGAACTCCTGTGTCAGGGCGGCCAGGTTGGCGAAGGTGTACGTGAACTCGTCGGCCGACGGCGCCGAGGAGTAGCCGAAGCCGAGGTGGTCCGGGGCGATCACGTGGTAGCGCGCGGCCAGCCGGGGGATCAGGTCGCGGAACATGTGGGAGCTGGTGGGGAAGCCGTGCAGGAGCAGCAGGGTGGGGGCGTCGGGCGACCCCGCCTCCCGGTAGAAGATCTCCTGGCCGCCGACGACCGCCGTCCGGTAGTGGATCCGCTCCGCGCTCATATCTAACCCCTCATACCCGCTTGACCGGTTGTCTTGGTGTGCGAGCAGCCAACCATGGGCTGGGCTAACCAGTCAAGTGCAGTAGAGGGGTTAGATGTGAGGGGTGAGGGGTGAGGGGTGAGGGGTCAGAACTCCACCAGTACCTGCTCCAGTGACTTCCGTACGAGATCGGGGACTTCGCAGCCCTCGGCCGGGTAGCCGACCGGGATCACCGCGAACGCCTTCTCGTTCACGGGGCGGCCGAGCACCTCGCGCAGGAACCGCATCGGGCTCGGTGTGTGGACGAGTGCGGCCAGACCGCTCTGGTGGAGGGCGCTCAGGAGCATCCCGACCGCGATCCCCACCGACTCGTCCACGTAGTAGTGCTTGTGCTTGGTGCCGTCCTCGGCCAGCCAGTACCGCTGCTCGAAGACCACGATCAGGGCCGGGGCGTCGGTGAGGTGGCTCTTCACGGCGTCCGTGCCCAGCGGGCGCAGCGCCGCCAGCCACTCCTCGCCGAGGCGCCCGTCGTAGGAGACGCGCTCCTCGTGCTCGGCCGCCTCCCGTATCCGCCGCCGCACCTCCTGGTCGCGTACGAGCACGAAGGTCCAGGGCTGCTGGTGCGCGCCCGAGGGGGCGGTCGCCGCGCAGGCGACGGCGTCCCGGACCGCCTGCTCCGGGACCGGGTCGGGGGAGAACTGCCGTACCGTACGGCGCCGGTGCATCGTGTCGCGCAGTGCCGCCGCCCGCTCAAGGGACTCGGCGGCGGGCATCCGGGCGGGGTTGTAGGGGACCGGGCGGTAGGGCTCGCCGTGGGTCGGGGTCCACTGCTGCTGTGTCGACGGTGACATGGAAGCGAGTCTGGAGCAGTCGCGCCCGGCGCGGAAGAACGCGAAGCGGCCTGCCACAGTGGGCGCATGACTGAGTCTCAGCACACCGCGCACACCTCGCAGCTCGGCCCGGACGGCCTGCCGAGAATCCGCGAACTGCTCGACACCGCCTTCGGCGGGGACTTCAGCGACGAGGACTGGGACCACGGGCTCGGCGGGGTCCACTCGTTCCTGGACGACGAGAAGGGGATCGCCGCGCACGGCAGCGTGATCATGCGCCGGGTGCTGCACGGCGGCCGGTCCTACCGGGTCGGCTACGTCGAGGCCGTCGCCGTGCGCGAGGACCGGCGCCGCCAGGGGCTCGGCGGGCGGGTGATGGCCGCCCTGGAGCACGTGATCGACGAGGCGTACGAGTTCGGCGCGCTCTCCGCCTCCGACGAGGGCGCCGCGCTCTACCGGGCGCGCGGCTGGCAGGTCTGGCCCGGGCGGATCGAGGTGCTGAGCCCGGACGGGGTGGTGCGCCTCGCCGACGAGGAGGGCACCACCTACGTCCGCCCGGCCGCGGGCGGGCCGCTGCCAGACCCCGCGCGGCCGCTGGTCTTCGACTGGCGCGACGGCGACGTGCTGTAACGCCGTTACAGACCCGCCGTTACAGACCCGCCGTTGCAGACCGGCCGTTGCGGACCTACAGGACGCCCGCGTCCCGTGCCGTCCACACCGACGGGTACAGCGGGCGGAAGCCCAGCTCGTCGCGGATCCGCAGGGTCGACACGATCGTGTAGAACGGGTCCGGGTCGGTGCGCTGCGCCAGCTCCGGCGGTACCTCGATCCCGTTGAGCTGGTGCAGCTCGACCGCCGTCACCGGGCTGTCGTCCGCGATGTTGTACTTGCGGCCCGCCACCCCCGGCGCGTACAGCAGCCGCATCAGACCCTGCGCCACGTCCGCGTGG
Protein-coding sequences here:
- a CDS encoding GNAT family N-acetyltransferase, producing MTESQHTAHTSQLGPDGLPRIRELLDTAFGGDFSDEDWDHGLGGVHSFLDDEKGIAAHGSVIMRRVLHGGRSYRVGYVEAVAVREDRRRQGLGGRVMAALEHVIDEAYEFGALSASDEGAALYRARGWQVWPGRIEVLSPDGVVRLADEEGTTYVRPAAGGPLPDPARPLVFDWRDGDVL
- a CDS encoding nitroreductase family protein, giving the protein MSPSTQQQWTPTHGEPYRPVPYNPARMPAAESLERAAALRDTMHRRRTVRQFSPDPVPEQAVRDAVACAATAPSGAHQQPWTFVLVRDQEVRRRIREAAEHEERVSYDGRLGEEWLAALRPLGTDAVKSHLTDAPALIVVFEQRYWLAEDGTKHKHYYVDESVGIAVGMLLSALHQSGLAALVHTPSPMRFLREVLGRPVNEKAFAVIPVGYPAEGCEVPDLVRKSLEQVLVEF
- the ilvC gene encoding ketol-acid reductoisomerase, producing MAELFYDDDADLSIIQGRKVAVIGYGSQGHAHALSLRDSGVDVRVGLHEGSKSKAKAEEQGLRVVTPAEAAAEADVIMILVPDPIQAQVYEESIKDNLKDGDALFFGHGLNVRFGFIKAPEGVDVCMVAPKGPGHLVRRQYEEGRGVPCIAAVEQDATGNGFALALSYAKAIGGTRAGVIKTTFTEETETDLFGEQAVLCGGTSALVKAGFETLVEAGYQPEIAYFECLHELKLIVDLMYEGGLEKMRWSVSETAEWGDYVTGPRIITADTKAEMKKVLTEIQDGTFAKNWMDEYHGGLKKYNEYKTQDENHLLETTGKELRKLMSWVDNEEA
- the pruA gene encoding L-glutamate gamma-semialdehyde dehydrogenase — translated: MDAVTQVPTPVNEPVHGYAPGSPERARLEAKLKELAENPIELPMTIGGEKRMGGGERFDVVQPHNHKAVIGTFANATTQDAQDAVDAALAAAPAWRAMSFDDRAAIILRAAELLAGPWRETLAASTMLGQSKTAQQAEIDTPCELVDFWRFNVHYARNLLAEQPPANSPGVWNRMDHRPLEGFVYAITPFNFTAIAGNLPTAPALMGNVVVWKPSPTQTHAAVLLMQLLEEAGLPKGVINLVTGDGLAVSEVALNHRDLAGIHFTGSTKTFQHLWKTVGTNIEKYRTYPRLVGETGGKDFVVAHPSADRAVLKTALTRGSFEFQGQKCSASSRAYVPASIWNDGFKEEFAAEVDGITMGDVTDLSNFIGAVIDERSFAKNKAAIDRAKADASCTIVAGGTYDDSVGYFVRPTVIECSDPENEVFTTEYFGPILAIHVYEDAEYDAMLEQMESVSDYALTGAVISGDRAAAAYTMDKLRYAAGNFYINDKSTGAVVGQQPFGGGRASGTNDKAGAPQNLMRWTLTRAIKETLVPPTDYTYPHMG
- a CDS encoding PucR family transcriptional regulator — encoded protein: MKGDYQDLVDEISALLGAPATLEDRDFGLIAFGAHDSEDDSAMDPVRTRSILTRRSTPAVRAWFEGFGITRATGPVRIPAAPEAGVNRGRICLPVRHRGVVLGYVWLLDADPGPPEDRLTAAMEVAARIGGLLADEAQAGTDLSREFRAALTAGRGWQRDMATAALRAALGPDADGLHAVVCVSPWPQETPSVRTVPGTAALCAVPWGAHGEEGTDGPSDAPPVQVLGALVRLRSPDALAPALTAAERLRATAGPGAAAGIALPRRGLGELPASWHEAASAARAARAEPGLGPVAQWAAIGPYRLLTALPDTAPHDVAVRALLTPAHTELARTAEVFLDCAGQAGRTAAALGIHRQTLYYRLSRVEQLTGLDLDEGEDRLLLHMALKASRL
- a CDS encoding TetR/AcrR family transcriptional regulator, which encodes MGHREDLLEGAKRCLLEKGFARTTARDIVKESGTNLASIGYHYGSKDALLAQAYIALVEGVSVAFEGPAQATATEPGSLERFQEVWSNIIATMEQPGSMWHLSMEIIVMGDQLPGVRDHLAQAQREGARGIIPMFMGGEEAEVGDDDVDTLGKLYMTMMMGLIAQWTFDPGTASSAAELTEGLRRLIASAGPQKPPQA
- a CDS encoding alpha/beta fold hydrolase, producing MSAERIHYRTAVVGGQEIFYREAGSPDAPTLLLLHGFPTSSHMFRDLIPRLAARYHVIAPDHLGFGYSSAPSADEFTYTFANLAALTQEFTEQLGLTRFALYIQDYGAPIGLRLALAHPERITAIVTQNGNAYTEGLGEAWDAPLALIAGRTPETEAPVREIRSLEGIKWQYLHGLPDPSLVSPDAYHYDAALMAREGQDAIQLDLMADYGSNFDLYPAFQEYFRTSGVPLLATWGAHDEIFVPAGALAFLRDLPEAEIHLLPTGHFALETHAAQIASLIDDFLVRKL
- the ilvN gene encoding acetolactate synthase small subunit, which codes for MSTKHTLSVLVENTPGILARIAALFSRRGFNIDSLAVGVTEHPDISRITIVVNVEDLPLEQVTKQLNKLVNVLKIVELEPSAAIQRELVLVKVRADNETRSQIVEIVQLFRAKTVDVSPEAVTIEATGGADKLEAMLKMLEQFGIKELVQSGTIAIGRGSRSITDRSLRALDRTA
- the serA gene encoding phosphoglycerate dehydrogenase, which encodes MSSKPVVLIAEELSPATVDALGPDFEIRHCNGADRAELLPAIADVDAILIRSATKVDAEAVAAAKKLRVVARAGVGLDNVDVSAATKAGVMVVNAPTSNIVTAAELACGLLVATARNIPQANTALKNGEWKRNKYTGVELSEKTLGVVGLGRIGVLVAQRMSAFGMKIVAYDPYVQPARAAQMGVKLLTLDELLQVADFITVHLPKTPETLGLIGDEALHKVQPHVRIVNAARGGIVDEAALYSALKEGRVAGAGLDVYAKEPCTDSPLFELDQVVCTPHLGASTDEAQEKAGIAVARSVRLALAGELVPDAVNVQGGVIAEDVKPGLPLAERLGRIFTALAGEVAVRLDVEVYGEITQHDVKVLELSALKGVFEDVVDETVSYVNAPLFAQERGVEVRLTTSSESPDHRNVVTVRGTLSGGEEVAVSGTLAGPKHLQKIVAIGEFDVDLALADHMVVLRYEDRPGVVGTVGRILGEAGLNIAGMQVARAEEGGEALAVLTVDDTVPQPVLTELAEAIGAASARSVNLVD
- a CDS encoding proline dehydrogenase family protein; translated protein: MLGPVILAASRSDKMRRFISAAPGTKQVVDRFIAGETVEQVVPIVKDAAGRGLEVTLDVVGEDITTVEQSYAARDAYLQLIERLKDLDLGTRAEMSVKLSMFGQALEGGHELALANVRPVVEAAAAIGTTVTLDAEDHTTLDSMFAIHEELRKDFPQTGCVIQAYLFRTEDDARRLAAAGSRVRIVKGAYKEPASVAYQDKGEIDKAYVRILKILMDGEGYPMIGSHDPRLIAITQELARRAGRKLDEYEFQMLYGIRSDEHVRLAAEGHRMRVYTAYGTDWYGYFMRRLAEKPANLLFFARSILTKG